In Serratia marcescens subsp. marcescens ATCC 13880, a single genomic region encodes these proteins:
- a CDS encoding SulP family inorganic anion transporter, translated as MFNLSNVRIADVKNEVLAGFVVAVSMIPEAVGFSLVAGLSPIVGLHTAFIIGLVTALFGGKPGMVSGAAGSIVVVLMSLAAQYGMGYVLWATLFAGGIQILIGAFRLGKFIRLVPLPAIHGFVNGLAIVIMLAQLKMIAGQGPLMYGLVALAIAVVVLFPRLTKAIPSSLAALLVVSALAIGLSLHTLRVGDLADISGALPHFSLPTAPFTLEMVRVVLPYAVVIALVGLIESLLTMTVLDEMGGKKGNGNRESIAQGAGNAVCGLFGCFAGCAMIGQSIINFTSGGRGRISGTVGAILLILFVVSLSRYIGLLPVAALAGVMLVVCYNTFEWSSLRRLRRMPKADALVMVAVTLITIFTDLAVAVISGVIISALVFAWQQARIRVRQRQVTGEVAVYQLDGPLFFGSAAAFAELFDPQSDPQSVVLDFAGTRVMDSSGVEAIDKLTARYLAAGKSIRLRHLSGDCVRLLKRAGPFCSHELDDPQYYVAEEGFTADDRRVGEETFNPRG; from the coding sequence ATGTTTAACCTGAGTAACGTCAGGATCGCGGACGTTAAAAATGAAGTCCTGGCGGGCTTTGTGGTGGCGGTTTCGATGATCCCCGAGGCGGTCGGCTTTTCGCTGGTCGCCGGTCTTTCGCCGATCGTCGGTTTGCATACCGCGTTTATTATCGGCCTGGTCACGGCGCTGTTCGGCGGCAAGCCGGGCATGGTTTCCGGCGCCGCCGGCTCCATTGTGGTGGTGCTGATGAGTCTGGCGGCGCAGTACGGCATGGGTTACGTGCTGTGGGCCACGCTGTTTGCCGGGGGGATCCAAATTCTGATCGGCGCCTTCCGGTTGGGCAAGTTCATTCGGCTGGTGCCGCTGCCGGCGATCCACGGCTTCGTCAACGGTCTGGCGATCGTCATCATGCTGGCGCAGCTGAAGATGATCGCCGGGCAGGGCCCGCTGATGTACGGCCTGGTGGCGCTGGCGATTGCGGTGGTGGTGCTGTTCCCGCGCCTGACTAAAGCCATCCCGTCTTCGCTGGCGGCGCTGCTGGTGGTCTCGGCGTTGGCGATCGGCCTCAGCCTGCACACGCTGCGCGTGGGCGATCTGGCGGACATTTCCGGCGCGCTGCCGCACTTTAGCCTGCCGACGGCGCCGTTTACCCTGGAGATGGTGCGGGTGGTGCTGCCCTATGCGGTGGTGATCGCCCTGGTCGGTTTGATTGAATCGCTGCTGACCATGACGGTGCTGGATGAAATGGGCGGCAAGAAGGGCAACGGCAACCGCGAGAGTATCGCGCAGGGCGCCGGTAACGCGGTATGCGGCCTGTTCGGCTGCTTCGCCGGCTGCGCGATGATCGGCCAGTCGATCATCAACTTCACCTCGGGCGGTCGCGGGCGCATCTCCGGCACGGTAGGCGCCATCCTGCTGATCCTGTTCGTGGTCAGCCTGTCGCGCTATATCGGCCTGCTGCCGGTGGCGGCGCTGGCCGGGGTGATGCTGGTGGTGTGTTACAACACCTTCGAGTGGAGCTCGCTGCGTCGCTTGCGCCGCATGCCGAAGGCGGACGCGCTGGTGATGGTCGCCGTCACGCTGATCACCATCTTTACCGATCTGGCGGTGGCGGTGATCAGCGGGGTGATTATTTCGGCGCTGGTGTTCGCCTGGCAGCAGGCGCGCATCCGCGTGCGTCAGCGGCAGGTAACGGGCGAGGTGGCGGTGTATCAGCTCGATGGCCCGCTGTTCTTCGGCTCTGCTGCGGCTTTCGCCGAGCTGTTCGACCCGCAGAGCGATCCGCAGAGCGTGGTGCTGGATTTTGCCGGCACCCGGGTGATGGATTCCAGCGGCGTAGAGGCGATCGATAAGCTGACGGCGCGCTATCTGGCGGCGGGGAAAAGCATTCGTCTGCGCCACCTGAGCGGTGACTGCGTGCGCCTGCTCAAGCGCGCCGGGCCGTTTTGCAGCCATGAACTGGACGATCCGCAGTATTATGTGGCGGAAGAGGGATTCACCGCCGACGATCGCCGCGTGGGCGAGGAGACCTTCAACCCGCGCGGCTAA
- the ispE gene encoding 4-(cytidine 5'-diphospho)-2-C-methyl-D-erythritol kinase, whose translation MIRQWPSPAKLNLFLYITGRREDGYHLLQTLFQFLDYGDTLTIDPRQDDRINLLTPVEGVPDEQNLIVRAARLLQRYCDEQGLQTAPRGADISIDKRLPMGGGLGGGSSNAATVLVALNELWRCGLGDDQLAALGLSLGADVPVFVRGHAAFAEGIGERLQPAEPQEKWYLVAHPGVGIPTPVIFGDPELKRNTPVRSLSELLQAPYANDCEPIARKRFREVEQLLSWLLEYAPSRLTGTGACVFAEFDTEIAARQVLNQAPEWLCGFVARGVNVSPLHRIRSGRFES comes from the coding sequence ATGATCCGCCAGTGGCCCTCCCCCGCGAAACTCAACCTGTTTCTGTACATCACCGGCCGTCGTGAAGACGGCTATCACCTGCTGCAAACGCTGTTCCAGTTTTTGGACTACGGCGACACCCTGACCATTGACCCGCGCCAGGACGATCGCATTAACCTGCTGACGCCGGTCGAGGGCGTGCCGGACGAGCAGAACCTGATCGTGCGCGCCGCCCGCCTGCTGCAGCGCTATTGTGATGAACAGGGTCTGCAGACCGCGCCGCGCGGCGCCGACATCAGCATCGACAAGCGCCTGCCGATGGGCGGCGGTTTGGGCGGCGGCTCCTCCAACGCCGCCACCGTGCTGGTGGCGCTGAACGAACTGTGGCGCTGCGGTCTTGGCGACGACCAACTGGCTGCATTGGGGCTTAGCCTCGGCGCCGACGTGCCGGTGTTCGTGCGCGGCCACGCCGCCTTCGCCGAAGGCATCGGCGAGCGTCTGCAGCCGGCCGAGCCGCAGGAAAAATGGTATCTGGTGGCGCATCCCGGCGTCGGCATCCCGACGCCGGTTATCTTCGGCGACCCCGAATTAAAAAGAAACACCCCGGTTCGCTCCTTAAGTGAGCTGTTGCAGGCGCCGTACGCAAATGATTGCGAACCGATCGCAAGAAAACGTTTTCGCGAGGTTGAACAGCTTCTTTCATGGCTGTTAGAATACGCCCCGTCACGCCTGACTGGCACAGGTGCTTGTGTGTTTGCTGAATTCGACACAGAAATCGCCGCCCGTCAGGTGTTAAATCAAGCCCCGGAGTGGTTGTGTGGTTTTGTAGCGCGCGGCGTTAACGTCTCCCCACTACATCGCATTCGTTCCGGGCGGTTTGAGTCGTAG
- a CDS encoding TetR/AcrR family transcriptional regulator, with protein sequence MARPRSEEKQQALLQAATDIFAEQGLAAPTSAIARKAGVSEGTLFRYFENKDVLLSAVCDYLLDEMERLLTQSLQGVLPGKDQMQLAWDAYIDWALANPAAYATGNKLMVSGKLSPAQRERSVRFGDISQLGIPLVQGLDLPQSSEFQGMICTVMANGVIDMAVQKPHLLDIYKRAGYEAMMRAIELPGAHTAI encoded by the coding sequence GTGGCCCGTCCCCGCAGTGAAGAAAAGCAGCAGGCGCTCTTGCAGGCCGCCACCGACATTTTTGCCGAACAAGGATTAGCGGCGCCCACATCGGCCATCGCCAGGAAAGCCGGCGTCTCGGAAGGCACGCTGTTCCGCTACTTTGAAAATAAGGACGTACTGCTGAGCGCAGTCTGCGACTACCTGCTTGATGAAATGGAGCGCCTGCTGACGCAAAGCTTGCAGGGCGTTTTGCCGGGTAAAGATCAAATGCAGCTCGCCTGGGATGCCTACATTGATTGGGCGCTCGCCAATCCCGCCGCGTATGCGACAGGGAACAAATTGATGGTCTCCGGCAAGTTATCCCCTGCACAGAGGGAAAGAAGCGTACGGTTCGGTGATATTTCCCAGCTGGGTATTCCATTGGTTCAAGGGCTGGATTTACCGCAGTCGAGCGAGTTTCAGGGCATGATCTGCACGGTAATGGCCAATGGCGTTATCGATATGGCCGTTCAAAAACCGCACCTGTTGGATATTTACAAACGCGCAGGTTATGAAGCCATGATGCGAGCCATTGAGCTTCCTGGCGCTCATACAGCCATCTAG
- the lolB gene encoding lipoprotein insertase outer membrane protein LolB, protein MPIRKVSLLRLIPLASLVLAACTTTKPTGPATSPTSPQWRAHEQAVQQLSTYQTRGSFAYLSDQKKVYARFFWQQFSPERYRLLLTNPLGSTEMDLNVQKNVVQLTDNQGKRYVSDNPEEMIRKLTGMAIPLNNLRQWMVGLPGEASDFALDDQYRLSKLTYQQGGQTWKVDYQSYSTEVQPTLPNRLELQQGDQRIKLKMDNWTLK, encoded by the coding sequence GCCAGCCTGGTGCTGGCCGCCTGTACCACCACCAAGCCGACCGGCCCGGCCACCAGCCCGACCTCACCGCAGTGGCGCGCCCATGAGCAGGCGGTGCAGCAGCTTAGCACCTATCAGACCCGCGGCTCTTTCGCCTACTTGTCTGATCAGAAAAAAGTCTATGCCCGCTTCTTCTGGCAACAGTTTTCGCCGGAGCGCTACCGCCTGCTGCTGACTAACCCGCTGGGCAGCACGGAAATGGATCTCAACGTACAGAAAAACGTGGTGCAGCTGACCGACAACCAGGGCAAACGCTACGTCAGCGACAACCCGGAAGAGATGATCCGCAAGCTGACCGGCATGGCGATCCCGCTGAACAACCTGCGCCAGTGGATGGTCGGCCTGCCGGGCGAAGCCAGCGATTTTGCGCTGGATGACCAATATCGACTGAGCAAACTGACCTACCAGCAAGGCGGCCAGACCTGGAAAGTGGATTACCAGAGCTACAGCACCGAGGTGCAGCCGACGCTGCCGAACCGTCTGGAGCTGCAGCAGGGCGACCAGCGCATCAAGCTGAAAATGGATAACTGGACGCTCAAATGA
- the prs gene encoding ribose-phosphate diphosphokinase has protein sequence MPDMKLFAGNATPELAQRIANRLYTSLGDAAVGRFSDGEVSVQINENVRGGDIFIIQSTCAPTNDNLMELVVMVDALRRASAGRITAVIPYFGYARQDRRVRSARVPITAKVVADFLSSVGVDRVLTVDLHAEQIQGFFDVPVDNVFGSPILLEDMLQQNLENPIVVSPDIGGVVRARAIAKLLNDTDMAIIDKRRPRANVSQVMHIIGDVAGRDCVLVDDMIDTGGTLCKAAEALKERGAKRVFAYATHPIFSGNAVDNIKNSVIDEVIVCDTIPLSPEIKALKNVRTLTLSGMLAEAIRRISNEESISAMFEH, from the coding sequence GTGCCTGATATGAAGCTTTTTGCTGGTAACGCCACCCCGGAACTAGCACAACGTATTGCCAACCGTTTGTACACCAGCCTTGGTGACGCCGCTGTAGGTCGTTTTAGCGACGGCGAAGTGAGCGTGCAAATCAACGAAAATGTACGCGGCGGTGATATTTTCATCATCCAGTCCACCTGTGCCCCGACCAACGACAACCTGATGGAACTGGTTGTGATGGTCGACGCCCTACGTCGCGCCTCCGCAGGTCGTATTACCGCCGTTATCCCTTACTTCGGCTATGCCCGCCAGGATCGCCGCGTGCGTTCCGCGCGTGTGCCAATCACCGCCAAGGTTGTCGCCGATTTCCTCTCCAGCGTAGGGGTTGACCGCGTTCTGACGGTGGATCTGCATGCTGAGCAGATTCAAGGCTTCTTCGACGTACCGGTAGACAACGTGTTCGGCAGCCCGATCCTGCTGGAAGACATGCTGCAGCAGAACCTGGAAAACCCGATCGTGGTTTCCCCGGACATCGGCGGCGTCGTGCGCGCCCGCGCCATCGCCAAACTGCTGAACGACACCGATATGGCCATCATCGACAAACGCCGCCCGCGCGCGAACGTTTCTCAGGTGATGCACATCATCGGTGACGTGGCAGGCCGCGACTGCGTGCTGGTCGACGACATGATCGACACCGGCGGCACCTTGTGTAAAGCGGCTGAAGCGTTGAAAGAACGCGGTGCCAAGCGCGTATTCGCCTACGCGACGCACCCGATCTTCTCCGGCAACGCCGTGGACAACATCAAGAACTCGGTGATTGATGAAGTGATCGTCTGCGACACCATTCCGCTGTCGCCGGAAATCAAGGCACTGAAAAACGTTCGCACTCTGACCCTGTCCGGCATGCTGGCTGAAGCCATCCGCCGCATCAGCAACGAAGAGTCGATCTCTGCGATGTTCGAGCATTGA
- the ychF gene encoding redox-regulated ATPase YchF, whose product MGFKCGIVGLPNVGKSTLFNALTKAGIEAANFPFCTIEPNTGVVPMPDPRLDKLAEIVKPQRILPTTMEFVDIAGLVKGASKGEGLGNQFLTNIRETEAIGHVVRCFENDNIIHVNNKVDPAEDIDVINTELALSDLDTCERAIHRVQKKAKGGDKDAKAELAALEKCLPHLENAGMLRALDLTAEDKAAIKYLSFLTLKPTMYIANVNEDGFENNPYLDTVRKIADAEGSVVVAVCAAVESDIAELEDEERDEFMAELGLEEPGLNRVIRAGYELLNLQTYFTAGVKEVRAWTIPVGATAPQAAGKIHTDFEKGFIRAQTIAFDDFITYKGEQGAKEAGKMRSEGKDYIVKDGDVMNFLFNV is encoded by the coding sequence ATGGGATTCAAATGCGGTATCGTCGGCCTGCCTAACGTAGGCAAATCCACCCTGTTCAACGCGTTGACCAAAGCGGGCATTGAAGCAGCCAACTTCCCGTTCTGCACCATTGAACCGAACACCGGTGTGGTGCCGATGCCCGATCCGCGTCTGGATAAGCTGGCCGAGATCGTCAAGCCGCAGCGCATTCTGCCGACCACCATGGAATTCGTCGACATCGCCGGCCTGGTGAAAGGCGCGTCCAAGGGTGAAGGCCTGGGCAACCAGTTCCTGACCAACATCCGCGAAACCGAAGCCATCGGCCACGTGGTGCGCTGCTTCGAGAACGACAACATCATCCACGTCAACAACAAGGTCGATCCGGCCGAAGACATCGACGTCATCAACACCGAGCTGGCGCTGTCTGACCTGGACACCTGCGAACGCGCCATCCACCGCGTGCAGAAGAAAGCCAAAGGCGGCGACAAAGACGCCAAGGCCGAGCTGGCGGCGCTGGAGAAATGCCTGCCGCACCTGGAAAACGCAGGCATGCTGCGCGCGCTGGATCTGACCGCGGAAGACAAGGCGGCGATCAAATACCTGAGCTTCCTGACGCTGAAGCCGACCATGTACATCGCCAACGTCAACGAAGACGGCTTCGAGAACAACCCGTACCTGGACACCGTGCGTAAAATCGCCGACGCCGAAGGCTCCGTGGTGGTCGCCGTGTGCGCCGCCGTGGAATCCGACATTGCCGAGCTGGAAGACGAAGAGCGCGACGAATTCATGGCCGAGCTGGGTCTGGAAGAGCCGGGCCTGAACCGCGTGATCCGCGCCGGTTACGAGCTGCTGAACCTGCAGACCTACTTCACCGCCGGCGTGAAAGAAGTGCGCGCCTGGACCATCCCGGTCGGCGCCACCGCTCCGCAGGCGGCCGGCAAGATCCACACCGACTTCGAGAAAGGCTTTATCCGCGCGCAAACCATCGCCTTTGACGACTTCATCACCTACAAGGGTGAGCAAGGCGCCAAAGAAGCCGGCAAAATGCGCTCCGAAGGTAAAGACTACATCGTCAAAGACGGCGACGTGATGAACTTCTTGTTCAACGTCTAA
- the ychH gene encoding stress-induced protein YchH, translating to MKRRSADRVGNFFMGLGLVVMIGGVGYSIIAEVSQFNLPQFFAHGAIMSIFVGALLWLVGARIGGREQVADRYWWVKHFDKRCRNDQHRSSH from the coding sequence ATGAAACGTAGAAGCGCGGACAGAGTGGGCAACTTTTTTATGGGGCTGGGGCTGGTCGTGATGATCGGCGGTGTCGGATACTCCATTATTGCTGAAGTATCCCAGTTCAATCTGCCGCAGTTTTTCGCCCACGGCGCCATCATGAGCATCTTCGTCGGCGCGCTGTTGTGGCTGGTGGGCGCGCGTATCGGCGGCCGCGAGCAGGTGGCGGATCGCTACTGGTGGGTAAAACACTTTGATAAACGGTGCCGCAACGATCAACATCGTTCGTCGCATTGA
- a CDS encoding efflux RND transporter periplasmic adaptor subunit, which yields MTQLIAQNTRPRFWSLQTLRTTALMMPIAAALSACDAPADKVAPPADKPTLTVALTTPARQSLSRTITANGSIAAWQEAIISPEANGLRVQKLLVQEGDVVRQGQPLAEFTRDSVMNDWLLAKADLNEAKAVALNAQADGKRARLLRGVGSLSEQDIQKLLTQEKTAQARLESAKARMAAQQLRLDQTILRAPDDGIISARSAAVGSVPMQSTEMFRLIRQGKFEWRAELSAQQLEQIQPGQKAQIASPGGNTWEGIVRLAAPTVNSTSRRGIAYVDILPSTAKNASPIRPGTYASGTITVGDRQGLTVPQSAVVARDGFHLVFTVDDELHAHPLKVAVGRLVNDQQEILSGLQGAERIVASGGVFLNEGDKVQLANTAEASNSSDPR from the coding sequence ATGACACAACTGATAGCTCAAAACACGCGCCCCCGCTTTTGGTCTTTACAGACACTTCGTACAACCGCGCTGATGATGCCGATTGCCGCCGCCTTATCGGCCTGCGATGCGCCGGCGGACAAGGTTGCCCCACCGGCAGATAAACCGACGCTGACCGTGGCCCTGACGACGCCGGCAAGACAATCCCTTTCCCGCACCATCACGGCCAATGGTTCGATTGCGGCCTGGCAAGAGGCGATCATCAGCCCGGAGGCTAATGGACTGCGCGTGCAAAAACTGTTGGTGCAGGAAGGGGATGTGGTGCGCCAGGGCCAACCTCTGGCGGAATTTACACGCGATTCCGTGATGAATGACTGGCTGCTGGCGAAAGCCGATCTCAACGAAGCGAAAGCGGTCGCGTTGAATGCGCAAGCGGATGGAAAACGAGCGCGGTTGTTGCGCGGTGTCGGCAGCCTGAGCGAACAGGATATCCAAAAGCTGTTAACCCAGGAAAAGACGGCGCAGGCGCGTCTGGAATCGGCGAAAGCGCGGATGGCGGCCCAGCAGTTGCGACTAGACCAGACGATATTGCGCGCCCCCGATGACGGCATCATTTCCGCGCGATCGGCCGCGGTCGGTTCAGTTCCTATGCAAAGCACCGAAATGTTCCGCCTGATCCGCCAGGGAAAATTTGAATGGCGAGCGGAATTGTCGGCGCAGCAGCTGGAACAAATCCAACCGGGGCAAAAAGCGCAGATCGCTTCACCTGGCGGTAACACCTGGGAAGGCATCGTGCGCCTGGCGGCACCGACGGTCAATTCGACCTCGCGCCGCGGAATTGCCTATGTGGACATCCTCCCATCAACCGCGAAGAATGCCTCGCCGATTCGGCCCGGCACGTATGCCAGCGGTACGATTACGGTAGGCGATCGGCAAGGGCTGACCGTGCCGCAATCCGCCGTCGTGGCGCGCGACGGTTTTCACCTGGTGTTCACCGTAGATGACGAGCTGCATGCACATCCGCTTAAAGTCGCGGTAGGCCGTCTGGTGAATGACCAGCAGGAGATCCTGTCCGGTCTTCAAGGCGCGGAACGCATCGTCGCCAGCGGCGGCGTGTTCCTCAATGAGGGCGATAAAGTCCAGTTGGCCAACACGGCCGAGGCTTCCAACTCATCGGATCCGCGCTAA
- the pth gene encoding aminoacyl-tRNA hydrolase — translation MSSIKLIVGLANPGAEYAQTRHNAGAWYVDLLAQRHNQQLKEESKFFGYTARLNLAGNDVRLLVPTTFMNLSGKAVLAMANFYRIEPNEILVAHDELDLPPGVAKIKLGGGNGGHNGLKDIQNKFGNNPNFYRLRIGIGHPGDKNKVVGFVLGKPPAGEQKMIDEAIDESLRCTEMLMKDGLEKTVQRLHSFKAQA, via the coding sequence GTGAGCAGTATTAAATTGATAGTCGGCCTCGCCAACCCGGGCGCGGAATACGCCCAGACACGCCACAACGCCGGCGCCTGGTACGTCGATCTGCTGGCCCAGCGCCACAATCAGCAGTTAAAAGAAGAGAGCAAGTTCTTCGGCTACACCGCCCGTTTGAACCTGGCGGGCAACGACGTGCGCCTGCTGGTGCCGACCACCTTCATGAACCTGAGCGGCAAAGCGGTGTTGGCGATGGCCAATTTCTACCGCATCGAACCCAACGAGATCCTGGTGGCGCACGACGAGCTGGATCTGCCGCCCGGCGTGGCCAAAATCAAGCTCGGCGGCGGCAACGGCGGCCACAACGGCCTGAAAGACATCCAGAACAAGTTCGGCAACAACCCGAACTTCTACCGCCTGCGCATCGGCATCGGCCATCCGGGCGACAAGAACAAGGTGGTGGGCTTCGTGCTCGGCAAGCCGCCGGCCGGCGAGCAGAAGATGATCGATGAAGCGATCGACGAATCGCTGCGCTGCACCGAGATGCTGATGAAGGACGGGCTGGAAAAAACTGTTCAGCGCCTGCACAGCTTCAAGGCGCAGGCCTGA